The Halomonas sp. KG2 genome contains a region encoding:
- a CDS encoding peptidylprolyl isomerase — translation MASASARHILVSSEEQCNTLKQEIENGRDFAEVAKQHSSCPSGRQGGDLGSFGPGQMVPEFDKVVFSGELNKVHGPVKTQFGYHLLEITSRS, via the coding sequence ATGGCAAGTGCCAGCGCCCGTCATATTTTGGTAAGCAGTGAAGAGCAGTGCAACACACTGAAACAAGAGATCGAAAACGGTCGTGATTTCGCAGAAGTGGCCAAGCAGCACTCTAGCTGCCCTTCTGGCCGTCAAGGCGGTGACCTGGGTAGCTTTGGCCCCGGCCAAATGGTACCGGAATTCGACAAAGTCGTTTTCAGCGGTGAGCTGAACAAGGTACACGGCCCGGTCAAAACCCAGTTTGGTTACCACCTGTTGGAAATCACTAGCCGCAGTTAA
- a CDS encoding aldehyde dehydrogenase family protein, which produces MPLLDQQVINQQFINNQWVASAGTRMLDVMNPYREARIAQVTAGDAADVDAAVKAAQQAQPAWQALGGAARAKYLDSFADALEARREALITLSATNNGKPLAEAGIDLDDAIACYRYYAKQARALDARQGELVSMEMEGVEARTYHDPVGVVGLIAPWNFPLVTSAWKLAPALAAGCTAVLKPSEVTPLPELALAEIALEIGLPAGVLNLLNGDGEGIGAPLTNHPGVDKISFTGSNRVGETVMQAAAVRTASVSLELGGKSPILVMEDADPAQAADWVMAGIYFNAGQICSATSRLLVHENVAEALYIALAERMDALTLGDPLAEGTDLGPLTSAKQRDAVQRYLDLAEQEGLTVVRDITHRTLPTQGYFLAPTLYRDVPLESRLWQEEIFGPVLCARSVTSEEEAIKLANDSAYGLAATVISGDPERAKRIGRQLKAGSIWYNSEQLVLPETAWGGFKRSGIGRELGPWGLSAYLEVKHVIGPA; this is translated from the coding sequence ATGCCGTTACTCGACCAGCAAGTTATCAATCAGCAGTTCATCAACAACCAATGGGTTGCCTCAGCAGGCACGCGTATGCTCGATGTGATGAACCCTTATCGCGAAGCGCGTATTGCTCAGGTCACGGCGGGGGACGCGGCAGATGTCGACGCTGCCGTTAAAGCCGCTCAGCAAGCACAACCTGCTTGGCAAGCGCTGGGTGGCGCTGCACGTGCAAAGTACCTAGATAGCTTTGCCGATGCGTTGGAGGCCCGTCGAGAAGCGCTAATCACTCTGTCAGCCACTAATAACGGCAAACCGCTTGCAGAAGCAGGCATTGACCTGGACGACGCGATTGCCTGTTATCGCTATTACGCCAAGCAGGCCAGGGCGTTAGATGCTCGCCAGGGCGAACTGGTCAGTATGGAAATGGAGGGCGTTGAGGCGCGTACGTATCATGACCCGGTGGGCGTTGTGGGGTTGATTGCCCCCTGGAACTTCCCGCTGGTGACAAGCGCCTGGAAGCTGGCGCCCGCGTTGGCAGCCGGTTGTACCGCAGTACTCAAACCGTCAGAGGTAACGCCGCTCCCCGAGTTGGCACTGGCAGAAATTGCCCTGGAGATTGGCCTGCCAGCCGGTGTGCTAAACCTGCTCAATGGCGACGGCGAGGGCATAGGTGCACCGCTAACCAATCACCCAGGTGTAGATAAAATCTCCTTTACGGGCAGTAACCGAGTCGGCGAAACGGTTATGCAAGCTGCTGCCGTTCGCACCGCCAGTGTCTCTTTAGAGCTAGGTGGAAAATCGCCGATTCTGGTAATGGAAGACGCCGACCCCGCCCAAGCCGCCGACTGGGTAATGGCGGGTATCTACTTTAATGCCGGGCAAATCTGTTCGGCGACTTCGCGTTTACTGGTACATGAAAACGTGGCAGAAGCACTCTACATCGCCCTAGCTGAGCGGATGGATGCGCTAACCCTGGGCGACCCACTGGCTGAAGGCACTGACTTAGGGCCGCTGACCAGCGCTAAGCAGCGCGATGCCGTGCAACGCTATTTAGACTTGGCTGAACAAGAAGGCCTAACGGTAGTGCGCGATATTACCCATCGCACGTTACCCACGCAGGGCTACTTTTTAGCGCCGACGCTTTACCGTGATGTGCCGCTGGAAAGCCGCTTGTGGCAAGAGGAGATTTTTGGCCCAGTGCTCTGCGCACGCAGCGTTACCAGCGAAGAAGAGGCGATTAAACTCGCCAACGATAGCGCTTATGGATTAGCTGCGACGGTGATTAGCGGTGATCCTGAGCGGGCAAAGCGCATTGGTCGCCAGCTAAAAGCCGGTAGTATTTGGTACAACAGTGAGCAGCTGGTGCTGCCTGAAACCGCCTGGGGCGGCTTCAAGCGCAGCGGCATTGGGCGTGAACTCGGCCCCTGGGGGCTAAGTGCCTACCTGGAAGTGAAACATGTGATAGGGCCAGCGTAA
- a CDS encoding SDR family NAD(P)-dependent oxidoreductase, whose product MHEVTPVVFITGATSGIGLACAHRFAQAGWSLVLTGRRQTRLEELYNSLKNKVAVHTAQLDVSNPQDVENVVAALPERFQQVHTLINNAGLALGKGPAQNAELDDWHRMIDTNVKGLVTVTRHLLPKLIAAGPGSTVINLGSIAAHTPYPGGHVYGATKAFVEQFSYNLRCDVGPQGVRVTDLAPGMTASEFTLVRMKGDHQVADSYYAGAQPLQPEDIADQAFHIASLPSHINITRLEVMPLCQQWSAPTILRD is encoded by the coding sequence ATGCACGAAGTCACACCCGTCGTATTTATTACCGGCGCCACTTCTGGAATCGGCCTTGCTTGTGCCCACCGTTTTGCCCAAGCAGGCTGGTCACTGGTGTTAACAGGGCGGCGTCAAACCCGCTTAGAGGAGCTCTATAACTCACTGAAAAACAAAGTAGCTGTGCACACCGCTCAACTGGATGTCAGCAACCCACAAGACGTTGAAAACGTAGTTGCAGCGTTGCCAGAACGCTTTCAGCAGGTGCATACCCTGATCAATAATGCAGGGCTAGCGCTGGGTAAGGGACCAGCACAAAACGCAGAGCTGGATGATTGGCATCGCATGATTGATACCAACGTAAAAGGGTTAGTAACCGTTACGCGCCACCTATTGCCCAAACTCATCGCCGCTGGCCCTGGTTCAACGGTAATTAACCTGGGCTCTATCGCCGCTCATACGCCTTATCCAGGTGGGCATGTGTATGGCGCTACCAAAGCCTTTGTAGAACAGTTTAGCTATAACCTGCGCTGCGACGTTGGCCCCCAGGGCGTTAGAGTGACCGACCTCGCTCCTGGAATGACAGCGAGTGAGTTTACGTTGGTTCGCATGAAAGGTGACCACCAGGTAGCCGATAGCTACTACGCAGGAGCGCAACCGCTCCAGCCTGAGGATATCGCCGACCAAGCGTTCCATATAGCCTCACTTCCGTCGCATATCAATATCACGCGCTTAGAAGTGATGCCGCTTTGCCAGCAGTGGTCGGCCCCCACGATACTGCGGGATTAA
- a CDS encoding hydroxymethylglutaryl-CoA lyase: MHKSTSQPMPFPTAPCPKKIEINEVAPRDGLQIEARFVPTDDKIRWIDALSTTGLRRIEATSFTSPKAIPNLRDAADVVTGIQRRAGVDISVLVPNLKGMERVLACQVDEINLVMSASDSHGLANLRMTPEQSLEQFAAIVEACQGSGVFINASLSTTFGCPFEGEVPETRVLTLVEKLIALGIQGVTLCDTTGMANPAQVRRLCDAVLERWPETPFTLHFHNTRGMGLANALAAWQAGISRFDASLGGLGGCPFAPGASGNVCTEDLVHMFTAMGVDTGVDLDALLDVAATLPTLIGHDVPGQVVKAGKSSRRYAMPER; this comes from the coding sequence ATGCACAAGTCCACGAGTCAACCCATGCCCTTCCCGACAGCACCCTGTCCTAAAAAAATAGAAATTAATGAAGTCGCCCCGCGTGACGGCCTGCAGATTGAAGCGCGCTTTGTCCCCACAGACGATAAAATCCGCTGGATCGACGCACTCTCCACCACCGGCCTGCGGCGCATCGAGGCCACCTCGTTTACGTCCCCCAAAGCGATTCCTAACCTGCGCGATGCTGCGGATGTTGTCACAGGTATTCAGCGTCGGGCAGGCGTCGATATCAGTGTATTAGTGCCTAACCTTAAGGGCATGGAGCGCGTGCTTGCCTGTCAGGTGGATGAGATTAATTTGGTGATGTCGGCAAGCGATAGCCATGGCCTTGCGAACCTGCGCATGACACCAGAGCAGTCGCTTGAGCAATTTGCCGCGATTGTGGAGGCCTGCCAAGGCAGCGGCGTATTTATCAACGCCTCGCTTTCGACCACCTTTGGCTGCCCGTTTGAAGGCGAGGTGCCTGAAACGCGGGTGCTCACGCTGGTGGAAAAGCTGATCGCGCTGGGCATTCAGGGCGTCACGCTATGCGACACCACGGGTATGGCCAACCCAGCTCAGGTGAGGCGCCTGTGCGACGCCGTGCTTGAGCGATGGCCGGAAACGCCGTTCACCCTGCACTTTCACAACACGCGTGGCATGGGCTTAGCCAACGCGCTGGCGGCGTGGCAGGCGGGCATTAGCCGCTTTGATGCGTCGTTAGGCGGGCTGGGGGGCTGCCCCTTTGCCCCAGGCGCTAGCGGTAATGTATGCACAGAAGACTTAGTGCATATGTTTACAGCGATGGGGGTCGATACGGGCGTCGATCTAGATGCGCTGCTTGACGTTGCCGCCACCCTGCCGACACTTATCGGCCACGACGTGCCCGGGCAAGTGGTAAAAGCCGGGAAGTCATCCCGGCGTTATGCGATGCCCGAGCGTTAG
- a CDS encoding TRAP transporter large permease — translation MTELLIFVGGLLVLMAIGLPVVVAIGVTSFIALVFTGTGGLPVELLPLRMVQTLNNFTLLAIPLFILAANIMNIGSTTTRIFDFATALVGFTKGGLGHANVVASSIFATMSGTAVADAAGLGSIEIKAMKERGYDVGYATGITAASSVIGPILPPSIALVVYGWLANVSIGGLFMAGLLPGILMALLLMGMTVVLGATGKVVMPKPTPFDACEVVRTGKRAILPLMMPTIIVGGIWGGFFTPTEAGAIASLYAVILGGLIYRDLSLRDLFNAFQRTLMFSAVILLIIAVSSFYGWILVRMGIPQALAGQVASIDMPTIALLLCFALFFLLIGCFMSVIESILIFTPIVVPAALSAGLDPVHFGIVMVITLSVGVITPPFGTVLFLMVGITRLRYGQVVKAVLPFLLPILATILLLIAIPGLATWLPRVMGY, via the coding sequence ATGACTGAATTACTAATTTTCGTTGGCGGCCTGTTGGTGCTAATGGCTATCGGGTTGCCTGTTGTGGTTGCCATCGGTGTTACTTCATTTATCGCTTTGGTATTCACCGGCACCGGAGGGTTGCCCGTTGAGCTACTGCCACTGCGAATGGTACAAACGCTCAACAACTTTACGTTGTTGGCCATTCCGCTGTTTATTCTGGCGGCCAATATTATGAATATTGGCTCAACAACCACGCGTATTTTTGACTTCGCCACGGCATTAGTCGGTTTTACCAAGGGCGGTCTTGGTCACGCTAACGTAGTGGCCAGCTCTATTTTTGCCACTATGTCGGGTACTGCCGTGGCCGACGCGGCGGGTCTTGGCAGCATTGAAATTAAAGCCATGAAAGAGCGTGGCTATGATGTGGGTTACGCCACTGGAATTACCGCCGCCTCTAGCGTGATTGGGCCGATTCTACCGCCCAGTATTGCGTTGGTCGTGTATGGCTGGTTGGCCAACGTGAGTATCGGCGGGCTGTTTATGGCGGGGTTGCTGCCCGGCATTCTGATGGCATTACTGTTGATGGGAATGACGGTAGTGCTCGGGGCAACAGGCAAAGTAGTAATGCCTAAGCCTACGCCGTTTGATGCCTGCGAGGTCGTCCGAACCGGCAAGCGCGCTATTCTACCTTTGATGATGCCCACTATTATTGTCGGTGGTATTTGGGGGGGCTTCTTTACGCCCACAGAAGCTGGCGCCATTGCCTCGCTCTATGCGGTTATTTTAGGCGGCCTGATCTACCGTGACTTAAGCCTGCGCGACTTGTTTAATGCTTTCCAACGTACCCTTATGTTCAGCGCCGTGATTCTGCTGATTATTGCGGTATCCAGTTTTTACGGCTGGATTTTGGTGCGTATGGGCATTCCACAAGCGTTGGCGGGACAAGTGGCCAGCATCGATATGCCGACGATTGCGTTGCTGCTCTGCTTTGCGCTGTTTTTCCTGCTTATCGGCTGTTTCATGTCGGTCATCGAGAGCATCCTGATCTTCACTCCCATTGTGGTGCCTGCTGCGCTAAGCGCGGGGCTAGACCCTGTCCATTTCGGCATTGTGATGGTTATTACGCTTTCAGTGGGTGTTATCACACCACCCTTTGGCACGGTGTTGTTTCTAATGGTGGGCATTACGCGACTACGCTATGGGCAGGTGGTCAAAGCGGTGTTGCCATTCCTATTACCGATTCTGGCCACCATTTTATTGTTGATCGCGATACCTGGCCTTGCCACGTGGCTGCCTCGAGTGATGGGGTATTAA
- a CDS encoding class A beta-lactamase-related serine hydrolase, with protein MRHWIQRGLMVVALLIALPVHADWYYEVDKQSRWQGDLNARMAAIEEVFGGQLGVYVQNLASGEVYSWEADEPWYLASLIKVPVAAQVLAERQAGRLALDERITLASSDYVDGAGPVNWHDPGTPISIGYLLEQMITVSDNTASDMLIDRVGLEAVNTRVTSMVAASGGKPDHIGPISKLVGVRQGVYGQLHPDAQGLGGLDFMALRKHSVSQRPVALARALSVRQDAFEQPDYDRAFDAYEATGENVGTLRAFGDMLASLHHGGMADLNSEQRQTLLAVMSRTSSGERRLKQGLGSDIHFAHKTGTQHRRSCDAGIASRTSSAQGPWVIVACSRGPLSVSAHERALASVGEALRFSGALAGP; from the coding sequence TTGCGACACTGGATACAGCGTGGGCTGATGGTAGTCGCGCTGTTAATAGCGCTGCCTGTTCATGCAGATTGGTATTATGAAGTCGATAAACAGAGCCGCTGGCAGGGTGACTTAAATGCCCGCATGGCCGCCATCGAAGAGGTGTTTGGTGGGCAGCTGGGCGTGTATGTGCAGAATTTGGCCAGTGGCGAAGTCTATTCCTGGGAAGCCGATGAGCCATGGTATTTGGCCTCGCTGATAAAGGTACCGGTGGCTGCCCAAGTGCTGGCCGAGCGCCAAGCTGGCAGGCTAGCTCTTGATGAGCGGATTACCCTGGCAAGCAGCGACTATGTGGATGGCGCAGGCCCGGTTAACTGGCATGACCCAGGTACGCCTATTTCTATTGGTTATTTGTTGGAACAGATGATCACCGTTAGCGATAACACTGCGTCGGATATGCTGATTGATCGTGTAGGGCTTGAGGCAGTAAATACACGGGTAACGTCGATGGTGGCCGCAAGCGGAGGAAAGCCCGATCATATAGGGCCGATTAGCAAGCTCGTTGGCGTACGCCAAGGTGTGTATGGCCAGCTTCATCCAGATGCCCAAGGCTTAGGTGGTTTAGATTTTATGGCGCTGCGCAAGCACAGTGTTAGCCAGCGGCCGGTAGCGTTAGCCCGTGCCCTTAGCGTGCGCCAAGATGCCTTCGAGCAACCTGACTACGACCGCGCCTTTGATGCCTATGAAGCTACGGGTGAGAACGTAGGCACGCTGCGCGCCTTCGGAGATATGCTAGCCTCGCTTCACCATGGGGGTATGGCGGATTTGAATAGCGAGCAGCGCCAAACGCTGCTGGCGGTAATGAGCCGTACTTCCTCTGGCGAGCGCCGCTTGAAACAAGGCTTGGGCAGCGACATTCATTTTGCCCATAAGACCGGCACTCAGCACCGTCGCAGTTGCGATGCGGGGATTGCCTCACGCACTTCTTCAGCCCAGGGGCCTTGGGTAATTGTCGCTTGTAGCCGAGGCCCGCTTTCGGTAAGCGCCCACGAACGCGCCTTGGCAAGTGTTGGGGAGGCGCTACGTTTTAGCGGAGCGCTCGCTGGGCCTTAA
- a CDS encoding TRAP transporter substrate-binding protein — protein MRTTLLTTLATLGMLTAAPFALANPIEIQVNNTMSEGGSESAAVERFAEYLEEQAPGRFEVRPFLAGSLGGENAVLELLNLGQTQISITGGNWRQQYAPEYDAITVPFVFSTWDEVDAYMESPSGQALIEQAENQGGLKYFGLQHRGPRHMTANKAINSPEDLDGFRLRLPSLPVWLEVWEEIGAQVVNVPAPEIYLAMQTGQVDGHENSLSSPYTRRLWEVQDHIIMTSHVQFPWSWVASSRWWDGLEADDQALIEEAIDVARQYGSEQERELDEFYLEALQDEGMTIIEPDVTPFREAALPAIDRVMADMADGVREDALGNESQ, from the coding sequence ATGCGGACAACATTGCTTACCACGCTGGCCACCCTGGGTATGCTAACGGCGGCCCCCTTTGCCTTGGCAAACCCGATCGAAATTCAAGTTAACAACACCATGAGCGAAGGCGGCTCCGAAAGCGCAGCAGTCGAGCGCTTTGCCGAGTACCTAGAAGAGCAGGCACCGGGCCGTTTTGAGGTGCGTCCTTTTCTAGCAGGCTCACTCGGTGGTGAAAACGCGGTGCTGGAACTGCTCAATTTAGGTCAAACCCAGATTTCTATCACTGGCGGCAACTGGCGCCAGCAGTATGCGCCAGAGTATGACGCTATTACCGTGCCGTTTGTTTTTTCAACCTGGGACGAAGTCGACGCCTATATGGAAAGCCCTTCTGGCCAGGCATTGATTGAGCAGGCTGAGAACCAAGGCGGGCTTAAGTATTTTGGTTTGCAGCACCGTGGCCCACGCCATATGACCGCCAACAAGGCAATCAATAGCCCTGAAGACTTAGACGGCTTCCGTTTGCGTCTGCCATCGCTCCCCGTGTGGCTTGAGGTGTGGGAAGAGATCGGCGCCCAGGTAGTGAACGTTCCCGCGCCGGAAATTTACTTGGCCATGCAAACAGGTCAAGTCGATGGCCATGAAAACTCGCTCTCCTCGCCCTATACCCGCCGCCTGTGGGAAGTGCAGGATCACATCATTATGACCAGCCACGTGCAGTTTCCGTGGAGCTGGGTAGCCAGTTCACGCTGGTGGGATGGCTTAGAAGCCGATGATCAGGCATTGATTGAAGAGGCGATCGACGTAGCTCGTCAATACGGTTCAGAGCAAGAGCGTGAACTTGACGAGTTCTATCTAGAAGCGCTGCAGGATGAAGGGATGACCATCATTGAGCCGGATGTGACACCTTTCCGCGAAGCGGCGTTGCCTGCGATTGATCGTGTCATGGCCGATATGGCTGATGGTGTGCGTGAAGATGCGTTAGGTAATGAAAGCCAGTAA
- a CDS encoding DUF1624 domain-containing protein, whose amino-acid sequence MLNWKEVPQLPKAQGRIEAIDLARGIAIGLMIISHAVSGLVGMRHVPDWGMVPIHFLTKFSSSLFILVFGIALAVAFLAYTQSDDWPRRRLKLWVRAVEVWFWYKALIIIEMLPFSSPSDIANTLLYGRFAIWVEILGFYAIALLWVPLILPLWARTPLWGRLATIAGLTALSAWLQGFSFGGYELLKAFLVDHEEHYAWGQLSRAPLILSGLLIGEALLRCYFDAALRRRLILWLVGAGALMVAAFYGIAIAGGDVHGAMMAVARNVGKHPPGINFMLFSVGGALVLLGLALAGGAAAAKVLLPITLVGSDALKAFIFHIVMIFLVLRFLLEGEGAYSYPQALGVGGLLILGAALWVWLTRWMAAHR is encoded by the coding sequence GTGTTGAACTGGAAGGAGGTTCCACAGCTTCCTAAAGCGCAAGGACGAATCGAGGCGATTGATCTCGCGCGAGGTATTGCCATTGGGCTGATGATTATCAGTCATGCCGTTAGCGGTTTAGTAGGTATGCGCCATGTGCCCGACTGGGGCATGGTGCCTATCCACTTCTTGACGAAGTTCTCGTCCTCGCTATTTATTTTAGTTTTCGGCATTGCGCTGGCGGTGGCCTTCCTTGCTTACACGCAAAGTGACGATTGGCCTCGGCGGCGATTAAAGCTATGGGTAAGGGCCGTTGAGGTTTGGTTTTGGTATAAAGCGCTGATTATTATCGAAATGCTACCCTTTAGCTCGCCTAGTGATATTGCTAATACGCTGCTCTACGGGCGATTTGCTATCTGGGTAGAGATCCTCGGTTTTTACGCCATTGCCTTGTTATGGGTACCGCTGATACTGCCGCTGTGGGCGCGAACGCCACTCTGGGGGCGTTTGGCGACCATCGCAGGATTAACGGCGCTTTCAGCGTGGTTACAAGGCTTTTCCTTTGGGGGCTACGAGCTCTTAAAAGCGTTTCTGGTGGACCATGAAGAGCACTATGCCTGGGGACAGCTTAGCCGCGCCCCACTCATATTGTCTGGCTTATTGATTGGCGAAGCGCTGTTACGCTGCTATTTCGATGCCGCTTTACGCCGCCGTTTAATTCTTTGGCTGGTAGGGGCGGGGGCGCTGATGGTCGCTGCTTTTTATGGCATCGCCATCGCCGGGGGCGATGTTCATGGTGCGATGATGGCGGTGGCTCGTAATGTGGGAAAACACCCGCCAGGGATAAACTTTATGCTGTTTAGCGTGGGTGGCGCGTTGGTACTGCTCGGGCTTGCCTTAGCGGGTGGCGCAGCCGCTGCGAAAGTACTGTTGCCGATCACGCTCGTCGGTAGTGATGCGCTCAAAGCCTTTATCTTCCATATCGTGATGATTTTTCTGGTACTGCGTTTCTTATTGGAAGGCGAGGGGGCCTACAGCTACCCGCAGGCGCTAGGCGTTGGTGGCTTGTTAATACTCGGCGCCGCGCTGTGGGTTTGGCTAACCCGCTGGATGGCGGCTCATCGCTAA
- a CDS encoding LysR substrate-binding domain-containing protein, whose protein sequence is MRRFDFFTLKLFISVADEGRLTAAAEREHLALAAVSKRMSDLESLVGTTLLYRKPRGVELTPAGQAFLHHARRILDNVERLQAELSEYGEGVRGHVRIHSNTSAIIAFLPQDLSAFSRHYPEIKIDLQERVSSEIIAAVRDGLTDIGIFAGHVAAPDLQIIPYRRDRLVLVTPDKHPLAERSSIAFNEALAFDFIGLQQDASLQALLFEQANLSGKALRMRIQVRSFDAICRMIHHGMGVGVLPEQTIYRELGDLQLKSIPLNDAWAQRELVIGVRRYATLPVTARHMVDLLTAEKHSAL, encoded by the coding sequence TTGCGCCGCTTTGATTTTTTTACGCTCAAGCTGTTTATCTCTGTTGCAGACGAAGGCCGCTTGACCGCGGCTGCCGAACGCGAACACCTAGCCCTTGCCGCCGTTAGCAAGCGAATGAGCGATCTTGAAAGCTTGGTCGGGACAACGTTACTTTACCGTAAGCCCCGTGGCGTGGAGCTAACCCCGGCAGGGCAGGCATTTTTGCATCATGCGCGGCGCATACTCGACAACGTTGAACGCTTACAGGCAGAGCTTAGCGAATATGGTGAAGGCGTGCGTGGGCATGTGCGTATTCATTCCAACACCTCGGCAATCATCGCGTTCCTTCCCCAAGATCTCAGCGCGTTCTCTCGCCACTACCCTGAAATTAAAATCGACCTGCAAGAGCGGGTCAGCAGTGAAATTATTGCCGCCGTGAGAGACGGCTTAACCGATATCGGCATTTTTGCTGGGCATGTAGCTGCGCCAGACTTACAGATAATTCCGTATCGGCGTGATCGCTTAGTGCTAGTCACGCCTGACAAACACCCACTAGCGGAGCGAAGTAGCATTGCCTTCAATGAAGCGCTTGCTTTCGACTTCATCGGCTTGCAGCAAGATGCTTCACTGCAAGCGCTATTGTTTGAGCAGGCTAACCTATCGGGAAAAGCGCTGCGAATGCGCATTCAAGTACGTAGCTTTGATGCTATTTGCCGCATGATTCACCATGGCATGGGGGTCGGCGTGCTGCCAGAACAAACGATCTACCGCGAGCTAGGTGATCTGCAGCTTAAAAGCATCCCGTTGAACGACGCCTGGGCCCAGCGGGAGCTTGTGATTGGCGTGCGCCGCTACGCGACACTTCCTGTCACGGCAAGGCACATGGTGGACCTTCTGACCGCAGAAAAGCATTCAGCGTTATAA
- a CDS encoding CoA transferase encodes MHAPEARQLPLERLKVLELGQLIAGPFATKLLGEFGADVIKIEPPGTGDPLRKWRMLEEGTSLWWHVQSRNKRSVALDLRSEEGQALVRELATEADVVVENFRPGTLDNWGLGWEALSKLNPRLIMVHISGYGQTGPYRDKPGFGVVGEAMGGLRYLTGQPGEPSVRVGVSIGDSLSALYAVIGTLLALQERNRSGLGQEIDVALYESVFAMMESLLPEFDASGQVREPSGSALPGITPSNAYRCQGGDYVLIAGNGDSIFKRLMGVIGRDDLANDPALAHNDGRSQQAEMIDAAIQAWSEERPREAILKALDEARVPAGYPYTAEDIAFDPHYLAREMIQTFTRPNGKPLKVPGVLPKLSATPGRLGDGGPALGQHTDDVLDELGIDQATRAKLRQAGII; translated from the coding sequence ATGCACGCTCCCGAAGCTCGCCAGCTTCCCTTAGAACGCCTGAAAGTTCTTGAACTTGGGCAGCTCATTGCAGGCCCATTTGCGACCAAGCTGTTAGGCGAATTTGGTGCCGATGTGATTAAAATTGAGCCGCCCGGCACCGGCGATCCCCTTCGCAAATGGCGAATGCTTGAGGAAGGCACCTCGCTTTGGTGGCACGTACAGAGCCGTAACAAGCGCTCGGTGGCGCTGGACTTGCGCAGTGAAGAGGGTCAAGCGCTGGTGCGTGAACTCGCTACCGAGGCTGATGTGGTGGTGGAAAACTTCCGCCCAGGCACATTAGATAACTGGGGGCTGGGCTGGGAAGCGCTCTCAAAACTCAACCCACGGTTAATCATGGTGCATATTTCCGGCTACGGGCAAACGGGGCCTTACCGCGACAAGCCCGGCTTTGGTGTGGTGGGTGAAGCCATGGGCGGACTGCGTTACCTCACCGGCCAGCCGGGAGAGCCCTCTGTGCGCGTAGGCGTGAGCATTGGTGATTCGCTGTCCGCGCTTTACGCTGTCATTGGCACCTTGCTGGCACTGCAAGAGCGCAACCGCAGCGGCCTGGGACAAGAGATCGACGTGGCGCTGTATGAGTCGGTATTTGCCATGATGGAAAGCCTGCTTCCGGAATTCGATGCCAGCGGCCAGGTGCGCGAACCTAGCGGCAGTGCCCTCCCCGGCATTACGCCTTCTAACGCTTACCGCTGCCAGGGCGGCGATTACGTACTGATTGCCGGTAACGGCGACAGCATTTTTAAACGCTTGATGGGCGTGATTGGCCGTGATGATCTGGCCAACGACCCCGCGCTAGCCCACAACGATGGCCGCAGCCAGCAGGCTGAAATGATCGACGCAGCGATTCAAGCGTGGTCTGAAGAGCGCCCAAGAGAGGCGATTCTTAAAGCGCTGGATGAGGCACGTGTGCCAGCAGGCTATCCGTACACCGCCGAAGATATTGCCTTTGACCCCCATTACTTGGCGCGGGAAATGATTCAAACCTTCACCCGCCCCAACGGCAAACCATTAAAAGTGCCCGGTGTACTGCCCAAACTTAGCGCGACCCCAGGGCGACTCGGCGATGGCGGCCCGGCGCTTGGCCAGCATACCGATGACGTGCTGGATGAGCTGGGCATTGACCAGGCAACCCGCGCCAAACTGCGTCAAGCGGGCATTATTTAA
- a CDS encoding TRAP transporter small permease: protein MDSAMPPRNGPDRVAFYVLRYTTRLCDGIGVALMAAILLLIVSAVVARDVLGLGMPWTEEVASLLAIYAIGFGSISAWVRSEHLVVDLFSHKLSSLGRNMQYRLTSLISCGFFVLAAWGAWIMSDMSANNKTVSLSISFSYLYYGIFFSFASMAVIALWKTLRGPVFWLEAPREEEVTAP from the coding sequence GTGGATTCAGCTATGCCGCCCAGAAACGGGCCGGATAGAGTCGCTTTTTATGTGTTGCGTTACACCACCCGTCTTTGCGATGGGATAGGTGTTGCGTTAATGGCCGCGATATTACTGCTCATTGTGTCTGCAGTGGTGGCCCGTGACGTACTTGGGCTGGGGATGCCCTGGACAGAAGAAGTTGCATCACTGCTGGCCATCTATGCCATTGGTTTTGGGTCTATCTCTGCGTGGGTACGTAGTGAGCATTTAGTGGTTGACCTGTTCAGCCACAAGCTCTCTAGCTTGGGTAGAAATATGCAGTATCGCCTTACTTCGCTGATCTCTTGCGGCTTTTTTGTACTCGCGGCATGGGGCGCGTGGATTATGTCGGATATGAGCGCCAACAATAAAACCGTTTCGTTAAGTATCAGTTTCAGCTACCTCTACTACGGTATCTTCTTTAGCTTCGCAAGCATGGCGGTTATCGCCCTTTGGAAAACGCTGCGCGGCCCGGTTTTTTGGCTTGAAGCACCCCGCGAAGAAGAGGTGACGGCACCATGA